The DNA window TCGTTCTCGCCCGCTGCCACGCCGAGCTGGGTCCGCTGGAGCCCGCGGGCACCGAGGGAGCCACCCGTGCCCACGGCCGCTTTGGCGCGCACGCCTTCCAGGTGGAGGTGCATCCAGGAGGGGAGGCCGTGGGCCTGCGCTTCGCCGACGGTGCGTCCTCCCACGTGGAACGGCTATCGCTGGTGGATGCTCTGTTCGCGCGCTTCCCGGGCGCCCGGGCCATCGAGGTCGCGGCCGGCACGTCGACCACCACCCACCGCCGCCACTCCTTTTACCAGGTCCCGGACCTGTGGCATCACCGGGGCGATCGCTACCCGCTTCCGCACTCGTACACCGAGACCAAGGGAATCCGGCACCCCGAGCGCACCAAGCCGACCGACCGCGTGCTCTTCAAACGCCACTGCGCACAGGCGAACATCACCTTCGAGGTCCGAAACTTCGACCTCGACGAGCATTTCGATCTCTTTCACCGCTGGATGAACGACCCCGAGGTCGCCGTCTTCTGGGAGATGGCGTTCTCGCGGGAGAAGCTCCGCGAGTACATCCTCGAAAAGTTTGCTGATCCGCACATGCTTCCCGCCATCGGCTACTTCGACGGAGAGCCGTTCGCCTACTTCGAGATGTACTGGAGCAAGGAAGATCGTCTCGGCCCTCATTACGAGGCAGACGATTACGACCGCGGCTTCCACATGGCCGTCGGTGAGTCGCGCTATCGCTTCCAGGGGCTCGGTCGCGTCTGGTTCCTGAGCATGGCCCACCTGCTCTACCTCGACGAGCCGCGCACGATGCGTCTGGTCGGCGAGCCGAGGGTCGACCAGGTGCGGGTGAAGAACTGGGCGAAGAGCACCCCGTGGGAGATCGTCAAAGAGTTCGATTTCCCTCACAAGCGCGCCGTCCTCATGATGATGAGCCGCGACCGCTTCTTCGGGAGCTTCCAGCTATGAGCGGGGCCTCCGAGGACATCCTCGCCGACGATCCGCACTGGCCGCTCGCGGAGCGACGCGTGCTGGCCAAGCTCCTCGGCGAGCTGGTCTACGAAGGCGTGCTCCGCCCTGTTCCCTTGACGGAGGGCAACGACGGAGGCTTCCTCGTCGAGCTGGCGAGCGGCGCCCGTTACCGCTTTGCGGCGCGCCGCTCCATCTGGTCCTCACTCGACGTCGACCCGCTCTCGGTGACCCATCTGCGCGACGACGGCGAGGCGCCCGCTGGATGCGCGGCGTTCCTCGTGGACGCCCGCCAGGAACTCCGCCTGAACGACATCACCGCGGGGCATCTCCTCGAAGAGATCCACAACACCATCTTCTCCGAGGCCGCGCAGCGACGGCGCCTCGCCACCACGAACGCCGAGGCCATGGCCGACCTCGCGGGGGCCGCGCTGGATCCGCTGCTCGACGCGCACCCCAAGGCCGTCGCCAACCGTGGCCGCCTCGGCTGGGGCGCCTCCGAGCTCGCGGCCTACGCCCCCGAGTCGGCCGCTCCGTTCCCCTTGCGCTGGCTCGCCGTCCGCCGTGGCGGCGCGCGCGTCGTCCTCGCGCCCCAGGTGGAGCCTCTCAGCCTCCTGCGCACCTGCATGGCCGAGACCGACCTCGCCGACCTGCGAACCCGTGCCGCCGCCCGTGGGCTCGACCTCGACCAGGACACGGTGCTCCCCGTCCACCCCTGGCAGTGGGACCGCTACATCCGGCCTCAGTACGCCCCTCTCCTCGCGTCTGGCGCGCTCGTCGACCTCGGCGTGCGCGGCGACCGCTACCTCCCCCAGCAGTCGATCCGCACCCTCGCCAACATCGATCGCCCCACCTCGCCCGACGTCAAGCTCGCCGTCTCCATCCTCAACACCTCTTGCCATCGCGGCATCCCCGCCAAGTTCGTCGAGGCGGGCTCCGCCATCTCCGGCTGGGTCGCCGACATCGCTGCGCGCGACCCCTTCCTCGTCGAGCGCGGCACCGTCGTCCTCCGCGACCTCGCTGGCGTTCACTGCCCACACCCCGCTTACGCCAGCGTCCCCGACGCTCCGTACCGCTACCACGAGCTGCTCGGCGCCGTCTGGCGCGAGAGCGCCCCTGCCCGCGTGCGCACCGGCGAGCGCGTCGTCCCGGCCGCGGCCCTCTACCAGTGCGACCTCGAAGGCCGCCCCCTCCTCGCCGAGTACGTACGCCGCTCCGGCCTCTCCGTCGAGCGCTGGCTGACCGCCTTCTTCGAGCGCGCCGCCGTCCCCCTCTACCACCTCCTCTGCCGCCACGGCCTCGGCATCATCGCCCACGGCCAGAACCTCGGTCTCGTCCTCGACGCCGATAGACCCCACGGCATGGTCCTCAAGGACTTCCACGGCGACGTCCGCCTCGTCGATCGCCCCCTCGACGAGTTCCGGACCCTCCCTCCCGCCGCCTCTGCCGCCCTCACCCGGCTCCCCAGCGCGCACCTCCTCCACGACCTGTACACGGGGCATTTCGTCACCGTCCTCCGCTTCGTGTCCTCCATCGCCGAGCGCAAACTCGGCTTCCCCGAGCGCACCTTCTACCGCCTGCTCGCTGGCGCCCTCCGCCGCTACCAGGACGAAAACCCCGCGCTCGCCGAGCGCTTCGCCATGTTCGACCTCTTCCGCCCGCAGATGGAGCGCATCTGCATCAACCGCGCGCGTTTCCGCATTGGCTACGGCGACAGCAGCGAACGCCCCCTGCCCGATCTGGGCGACCCGCTCGAGAACCCCCTGGCCACGAGCGATCACGACGAAGGAGCACCCCCGTGAACAAGAAAGTCGCAGACATCGCTGGAATCGGGATCGGCCCGTTCAACCTCAGCATCGCCGCCTTGCTGAAGGAGATCCCCGCCGCCGAGGCGGTGTTCTTCGAGCGCAAGCCGCGCTTCGACTGGCACCCCGGCCTCATGTTCCGCGAGGCCAGGATGCAGACGTCCTTCCTCAAGGACCTCGTCACCGCCGTGCGACCGACGAGCCCCTACTCGTTCGTCAACTACCTGGTCAACACCGGCAAGTTCTACCCCTTCCTCTCCGCGAGCGTGGAGACCGTCGGCCGACAGGAATTCACCGACTACATGGGCTGGGTCACCAGCCAGCTCGATACCCTCCGCTTCGGCACCGACGTCCAGGAGCTCCAGTTCGTCGACGACCACTTCCTCGTCCGCACCTCCACCGGCGCCGTGCGCGCCCGCAACGTCAGCCTCGGCTCCGGCCGCATCCCCCACATCCCCGAAGCCGTCGCCTCGGTCGTCGGAGACCGCTGCTTCCACGCCATCAACATCCTCGCCCGGAAGACCAACCTCGCTGGCGCCCGCGTCGCCATCGTCGGCGGCGGCCAGACCGGCGCCGAGGTCTTCCTCAACACCGTGCGCAACCACTGGGGAACGCCCCGCGAAGTGCTGTGGGTCTCGCGCCGCCTCAACTTCGAGCCCCTCGACGAGACCCCGTTCACCAACGAGCTGTTCATGCCCGACTACGTCCGCATGTTCCACACGCTCGACGCCGGGCGCCGCCGGGCCCTCGTCGAGCAGCAGAAGCTCGCGGGCGACGGCATCTCCCCGAGCACCCTCCGCGAGATCTACCGCGAACTCTACGAACTGCGCGTCTCCGGAGACCCGAAAGAGGTCAGCCTCCTCCCGGCCCGCGACATGATCGAGGTCCAGAAGAACGGCGAAGAGCTGGGCATCACCACCCACAACCGCCTCGACGGCTCCCGGGAGCGCCACACCGTCGACGCCATCATCCTCTGCACCGGCTTCGTCGAGCGCCTCCCCGCCTACCTCGAACCCTTGCAAAGCCGCCTCCACCTCGACGAGCACGGGCGCCTCCAGCTCGGCAGAGCCTTCGACGTCCAGTGGGACGGCCCTCCCGACAACCGCATCTACGGCCTCAACCTCGGCCGCTACTCCCACGGCATTGCCGAGTCCCAGCTCAGCCTCGCCGCGTGGCGCTCCGGCGTGATCATCAACCACCTCCTCGGCCGCCCCATCTTCGACGTCGACGCCAGCGCAGGCTTCGTCCGCTGGGGCAGCGCCTCCGAGCCCCAGAGGCAGGCCTTCGGCGCGTGATGACCCGCGATCCCAGCCAGGACCGAGACGCGGTCCGCGCCCTCGTCGCCGTCGCGTTCACGATCTTCCTCGATCTGGTCGGCTTCGGGATCATCCTCCCCGTCCTCCCCTATTTCACCGAGGCCATGGGCGCATCCGCTGCGGAAGTCGCGCTCCTCGCCACCACCTTCTCCATCGCGCAGCTCGCCTTTTCCCCGGTGCTCGGCCGCCTCAGCGATCGCTTCGGCCGGCGCCCCGTCCTCCTGATCTCCATCGCTGGCTCCGTCGTCTCTGCCGCCCTCCTCTGGCGCGCCGACACCCTGGCCATGGTCTTCACCTCCCGCGCCATCGCGGGCATGTCCAAGGCCAACCTCTCCACGGCCCACGCCTACGTCGCCGATCTCGTCACCCCCGAGAACCGCGCCAAGATCATGGGCCGCCTGAGCGCAGCTGCGAGCCTCGGCCTCGTCGCCGGCCCGGCCATCGGCGCCCTCCTCGCCGTCGACCGCATGCCCACCTTGCCGTTCCTCGTGACGGCCATCCTCTCCGCCGTGAACCTTCTCCTCGTCGCGTGGTGGGTCCCCGAGATCCCCGCCGCACGCCGACGTGGCAGCCCTGCGCGCGCTCCTTCCACGGCCGGTCCGCGCCTCCCGTCCACTGCCGACTCACGCCTCGCGCGGACGCCCTCCGACCGGACGCCCTCCGACACCACCACCACCACCCTCGCCTGGCTCCTCGTCGCCGGCTTCCTGTTCTTCTTCGGCTACACCGGCATCCAGGCCACCTTCGCCCTCTTCACCAAGCGCCTCTTCGGCTGGGGCTCCTGGGAGACGGGCTGGGTGCTCATGCTCATGGGCGCCAGCATGGCCCTCGCCCAGGGCCTCGCCATCGGCCGCATCGTCACCCGCTTCGGCGAGGCGAGCGCTGCCGCCCTCGGCTTTGCCATCTTCCTCGCCGGCGCCGCCTGCCTGGGCTTCAGCGCCCTCCAGGGCAGCCTCGGCGCCTTGCTCGCCGGCAGCGTCGTCCTCGTCGTCGGCGCTGGTGTCCTCCAGACCTGCCTCACCGCCCTCGTCGCCTCCCTCGCCCGCGCCGAGTCGCGCGGCCTCCTCCTCGGCTTCCGCGACGCCGCCGGCGCCTTCGGCCGCATCTTCGGCCCCATGATCGCCGGCTTCACCTTCGAGCACCTCGGCATCACCTGGCCCTCCCTCCTCGCGGGCGCGTCCGCCCTCCTCGCCCTGCTCATCGTGCTCGGCCTCGGCGACCGCACCCGCCTCCCGGCCCCCCAGCGCGCCCGGAACACGTGAGCCCCGCAGCCTGGACCCTCTCCTCCCTCCTCGCTCTCCTGGTCGCGGCCACGTCCGCCCCAGCGCGCGCGCAAGCCCCCTCGCCCTCGTCTCCCGCCACCCTCGCGATGCCGACGTTGCTCGAGCCTGCCGAGGTGGACTACCCGCCGGACCTGGACCCGAAGACCCTCGAAGGCCACGTCGACCTCC is part of the Chondromyces crocatus genome and encodes:
- a CDS encoding lysine N(6)-hydroxylase/L-ornithine N(5)-oxygenase family protein — its product is MNKKVADIAGIGIGPFNLSIAALLKEIPAAEAVFFERKPRFDWHPGLMFREARMQTSFLKDLVTAVRPTSPYSFVNYLVNTGKFYPFLSASVETVGRQEFTDYMGWVTSQLDTLRFGTDVQELQFVDDHFLVRTSTGAVRARNVSLGSGRIPHIPEAVASVVGDRCFHAINILARKTNLAGARVAIVGGGQTGAEVFLNTVRNHWGTPREVLWVSRRLNFEPLDETPFTNELFMPDYVRMFHTLDAGRRRALVEQQKLAGDGISPSTLREIYRELYELRVSGDPKEVSLLPARDMIEVQKNGEELGITTHNRLDGSRERHTVDAIILCTGFVERLPAYLEPLQSRLHLDEHGRLQLGRAFDVQWDGPPDNRIYGLNLGRYSHGIAESQLSLAAWRSGVIINHLLGRPIFDVDASAGFVRWGSASEPQRQAFGA
- a CDS encoding MFS transporter translates to MTRDPSQDRDAVRALVAVAFTIFLDLVGFGIILPVLPYFTEAMGASAAEVALLATTFSIAQLAFSPVLGRLSDRFGRRPVLLISIAGSVVSAALLWRADTLAMVFTSRAIAGMSKANLSTAHAYVADLVTPENRAKIMGRLSAAASLGLVAGPAIGALLAVDRMPTLPFLVTAILSAVNLLLVAWWVPEIPAARRRGSPARAPSTAGPRLPSTADSRLARTPSDRTPSDTTTTTLAWLLVAGFLFFFGYTGIQATFALFTKRLFGWGSWETGWVLMLMGASMALAQGLAIGRIVTRFGEASAAALGFAIFLAGAACLGFSALQGSLGALLAGSVVLVVGAGVLQTCLTALVASLARAESRGLLLGFRDAAGAFGRIFGPMIAGFTFEHLGITWPSLLAGASALLALLIVLGLGDRTRLPAPQRARNT
- a CDS encoding GNAT family N-acetyltransferase, which produces MDKTDDSKPSRLTIENLVLARCHAELGPLEPAGTEGATRAHGRFGAHAFQVEVHPGGEAVGLRFADGASSHVERLSLVDALFARFPGARAIEVAAGTSTTTHRRHSFYQVPDLWHHRGDRYPLPHSYTETKGIRHPERTKPTDRVLFKRHCAQANITFEVRNFDLDEHFDLFHRWMNDPEVAVFWEMAFSREKLREYILEKFADPHMLPAIGYFDGEPFAYFEMYWSKEDRLGPHYEADDYDRGFHMAVGESRYRFQGLGRVWFLSMAHLLYLDEPRTMRLVGEPRVDQVRVKNWAKSTPWEIVKEFDFPHKRAVLMMMSRDRFFGSFQL
- a CDS encoding IucA/IucC family protein, which gives rise to MSGASEDILADDPHWPLAERRVLAKLLGELVYEGVLRPVPLTEGNDGGFLVELASGARYRFAARRSIWSSLDVDPLSVTHLRDDGEAPAGCAAFLVDARQELRLNDITAGHLLEEIHNTIFSEAAQRRRLATTNAEAMADLAGAALDPLLDAHPKAVANRGRLGWGASELAAYAPESAAPFPLRWLAVRRGGARVVLAPQVEPLSLLRTCMAETDLADLRTRAAARGLDLDQDTVLPVHPWQWDRYIRPQYAPLLASGALVDLGVRGDRYLPQQSIRTLANIDRPTSPDVKLAVSILNTSCHRGIPAKFVEAGSAISGWVADIAARDPFLVERGTVVLRDLAGVHCPHPAYASVPDAPYRYHELLGAVWRESAPARVRTGERVVPAAALYQCDLEGRPLLAEYVRRSGLSVERWLTAFFERAAVPLYHLLCRHGLGIIAHGQNLGLVLDADRPHGMVLKDFHGDVRLVDRPLDEFRTLPPAASAALTRLPSAHLLHDLYTGHFVTVLRFVSSIAERKLGFPERTFYRLLAGALRRYQDENPALAERFAMFDLFRPQMERICINRARFRIGYGDSSERPLPDLGDPLENPLATSDHDEGAPP